CAAAGAGGTTTAATGACAATCTAAAATCAATTTCTAAAAAGGCTAAAATCAATAAGCATATAACAATGCACATAGCACGTCATAGCTTTGGGAATATTGCTGGGGATGCAATACATCCTTTAATGCTTCAAAAATTGTATCGCCATAGTGATTTGAAAACCACCTTAAACTATCAATCTAACTTTATACATAGAGAAGCTGATGATGCATTAGATAGTGTTGTAAACTTCTAATTAGAGTCTTCGGTGATTTTCAAATATCATATTTACAAGGATGTGTCAGAGAATGAATCTACGGCAAAACAGGCACATCAAATATTTTATAATTGACGTCTGTATTTTCTATAAATTTAATCCTCGTTCATTTTCGATTAATAATTTAAATTAAGTCCTGCTCCAAAACCCATATCGCTATCATAATGCGCTGTAATTCCTAAATTTCGGGTTGCAATATATCGCAATCCTCCCATATACTCCTTGTCTGTATTCCACATAAGATTCATACGCAACCTTGCTGTGACAGGAATATCGTTTCGCTCAAACTGTAGTCTTACATTTCCATCTGTAAATATTTCCGCCTGTGCCATCACCAACATTGGCAGGGTATAGTTGACCCCTACACTAACTAATGCACGCTTATCTTTTGTGTTTTTTTGACCAAAGAGGTTTTCCTCAACCTCATTATGTCCCAATTTTCTATAGCGCCAGTCAAAACCTACAAATGGCATCAACCATTGCATTTTTCCAATATACCGTCCTATATGGGTTTCTGTTTCATAACCTTCCATATCAGTATATCCCAAACGCCATTCGGTGCCAAAACTCCATCGTGTACTTTGGGCCATCAGTTGTCCATCATTTCCATTGGTGGCAAAATCGTTTTCTGCCATAAAATGAAAATTCCTATCGTCGCCTTTTAGTTTTCTCAATGCAAGGTCTGGATTGGGAATCAATGGATTGGGTTCTTGGTTTTCATAACTAAAAACCCTGCCCATACCGCTCATCATATGGTACAGGATGTGGCAGTGAAAAAACCAATCTCCTTCTACATTTGCCTCAAACTCGATGACATCGGTTTCCATAGGCATAATATCCACCACATTTTTTAGAGGTGCATACTCGTCTTGACCATTAAGCAATCTGAAATCGTGACCGTGTAAGTGCATTGGGTGGCGCATCATCGAATTGTTGTACAGTGTAATCCTTACTTTTTCGCCCTTTCTAATCAGGATTTTATCGCTTTCTGAAATCACTTTATTATCCAAGCTCCAAACGTAACGGTTCATATTTCCCGTTAGGGTAAAATGAAGTTCTTTTACTGGTGCATCATCTGGAAGTGTAGTTGCAGTAGGGGACTTTAGCATAGCGTAGTTGAGTGTCGTAATGTCTGAAAGTTCATTGCTTTTGTACATATCTTCGTTCATCTTCATACCATCCATTTCTTTCATTCCATCCATTTCGTCCATTTTACGACCAGCAGGCTCTTCGCCTCCAATTTCCATTTTCTTGCCCTTTCCGTTATCAGTAGGACCAGTTATTTCTGGATACATTACCACGTTCATATCCATTTGCTGCATACTCATACTCATCCCCATTTGGTCGAGGTCGCCATTCATTTTCATCATTCCGTTCATCATTTCCATACCTTCAAAGTATTTCAATTTGGGCAGTGGCGATGTGAGCTGTTTGATGCCTTCGCCCAAATAGATAGAAGCTGATTTTGTGCGGTCTTCTGGGGTTGCCAAAAATTCAAAGGCCGTATTATCTGCAGGAATCGTAACTACCACATCATACGTTTCAGAAACCGCAATGAGCATTCTATCTACCTCCACAGGCTCCACATCGTTGCCGTCATTGGCGGTCACGGTTATTTTTCCACCGGCATACGTAAGCCAAAAATAGCTGGAAGCACCTCCGTTTGAAATTCGCAAGCGCACCTTATCTCCAGCTTTCAAGCCTTTTATGGAAGTGTCATCATTTTCGCTCTTGCCATTGATGAAAAATTTCTCATAATAAACGTCGCTTACATCCATAGCATTCATACGCTTCCACTCGTTGTGAAGCTTGGTTTTAAAATGTCCTGTTTTTATGGCTTCTGTATAACTTTGGGTAGTGCCCTTTTTTATAGCAAACCAATCGGATGCATTGTGGAGCATTCTGTGTACGTTTTCGGGTTTCAAATCTGTCCATTCGCTCAATACTATGGGAATGGTGGGCAAATCGTCAATGCCTTTTCTGAAGGTCTTGTCATCTGGTCTTTTATTCAAAATCATAGAGCCGTACATCCCTATCTGTTCCTGTAGCCCAAAATGGCTATGGTACCAATGGGTTCCGTGCTGTATGATGGGGAAGGTGTATTTATGGACTGTGTGCGGCGGAATCGGCATTTGGGTCAGATAGGGAACACCATCTTCCTTATTGGGCAAAAACAGACCGTGCCAGTGAAGGGCCGTTTCTTCATCCAACTCATTGTGTACATAAATTTCGGCAATGTCGCCTTCCGTAAACGTGAGCGTTGGCATTGGTATCTGTCCATTTACGGCAATGGCACGCTTTTCTTTACCTGTAAAATTGACAATGGTATCGCGAACGAACAGGTCGTAGCGAACTATATTTTGTGCCTCTATGGAAAGCGTTCCAAGAAACATAAGCAAGATGATTATTTTTTTCATTTTGATGTCAAAAATTAGATTTTTAATGAACTTCAATTTTTGTTTTTGATGGTTTCCACAACAGAGCCACAGCTTAACATCTGGGACCCGTAATAGGGATTCTTAATAGTGCTGTCCTTACTCAACCAGTTGGCATCCTGCATTGGGCAGTATTGGTAATAGAGGGTCTCTTTAGTTTCGTAAAACGAAATGATATCGTGCATACTTTTTGAAAGTACTTTGAACGTTTCCCGTTGCTTGCCAATATCCTTGTTGGTTGAAATGCTTTTTGCGGCATTCACTAAAGATGGCATTACCTTGGTTACAGCGGTTTGCTCTTCTACTTTTAACGATTCTATTTTTAAGGCCTTCAATGCGATTAACAATTCCGATGCATTCGCTGCTGCAGTTGTGGCATTGGTTTTAACCAAGGCATCTTTTACGGCAAAATAACTGGTGAACAATGCGTCCAACGTATTTGTTTCCTTCATTTCAGACATAGCCATATCTGTATGTTTTTCATTAGATGGCAAATTCATATCCATTCCCTCCCGTCCGGCAGGCGGGTTCATTTCAGTGTGGTCCATAGCCATTACTGGCTCTTTTTTTTGCCTTTCGTATTTACAACATTTCGCAAGTTGTGCATACGCAGCATCTGGCGCTAAATATTCGTCGTTGTCATAACCTGCCAACGCGATGCGTTTTAATATTTCATCTCGATTTGTTTTTTTGGAATCGAAGGTTATTTCTGCCATTTTGCTGTCTTTGTTCCAGTTCACTATGGCGACGTTTTTAAGGTTTCCTGCTTTTTCTATGGACGTTTTGCACGTATCGCAGTTACCGAGAATTTTTACGGTTTCTGTTTTAGGATTTTTTATTTGGGCGAAGCCCGAAGTGGCTGATAGTACTACCGAAAGCACTATCAATATGTTAAACATTGATTTCATTTGTAAAAAGATTTAATTTGTTTGATAAAGTTGAATATTGAAAACAAGAGATTTGTTTTCAATTTGACATAGCTATGGCTATCGAGTTATTCGTACTAGCTTAATTGAGGGGGTGACCAAATCTGGAAATAGCCAGGTTTAGATTGTTGTTTTGCGTAGTTCCAAAGGTTTTTGAAGGTGTCAACACTAATAGGGTTTATCTCGTCCGCTGTTGCAGAGAAATTTATTGGTAATGGTGTAGTAGATGGACAGTGACAGGCAAGATTACCGCAAGTGCCATCGCAATCTTTTTCTTCTTTGTCCTTATTTTTATGATTTTTACAACAATCGCTATTGGAATGTTCCGCGTTATCTGAACAACAGCTTTTTGCAGATTGATGGGTAAGGTCAATATGCGCAAATACACTCGTGGGCACTAAAAATATGCCCAGGGTAATTATCATAATCGCTATTTGAATCTTCTTTCCCATTCTTGAATAATCGAGCAAATGTAATGAAAAATGCAATCAATAATACAGATTGCTTTTTTGATGGCTCAAATTTAAGTTTTATTTATGAGTTCTATTTTGATTGATTCTTATATCATTTAAATACAGCTATTTACAGCTATAAATTAATGATTTAAAAATTTGAATACAGTTAGGGAAAAAGCTTTCAAAAACCAAAAATCAGTTCTTTCCATTTCATAATTCCAGTCGTTGAAATCCATCTATTTCACATCCGCTAATTTTTGATGGAAGCATTTAACTAACATTTTATAAAGTTCTGGATGTTTCTTTTTGAGCAAATCTGGGCGCTCGAAGAAATATTCTGAAGCTACTGCAAAGAATTCTGCTTGGTTTGTACCACCATATTTTCTGATATCAGAATGGTTGTCGTTTATGGCTTCTATTTCCTTATGAATTAAATTCAGCCAAGGTATTGCATATTGATGTTCTAATAATCGCTCTGGAACGCCATCTGTTCTATCATCCAGCTTATCAATAAGGTGTACAAATTCGTGTATGCCTGTATTGCTTTTATCTGTTGTGTTTCTAAAACCGTGATACAATGCTTTTTTAGATAAAATCATTTGTTTCTCAAAACGTCCGTTCCCGACTATCCCACCAATATTGCGCGAGTTATCCTTACTGCTAAATTGCATATCTTCATTAAAATTATCTGGGTATAAGAGGATTCCACTTAAATTAGTGTAATGCCATTCTTTAAAGCCGAAAACAGGAATTACCGCACTTGCTGCAATTAAAATTTTGTCTAATTCTTCCAATTCAAACTGCACGCCATCTATATAAACCTCACTTAAAAACTGCATCATTTTTTGTTGAAAAACAAGTTGCCTGCCTTTTGAAAGATTTTTATAATAAAGAACATTCTCCATTAATAATTTGTGCCAATGCTCTGGAAATGGCTTTACGCTATGCCGTTTCTCTTTTCGATAAAAATGAATAGCAAACAGAAGAATCACAACCAAAATTAAAATATAAACCATATTATAGCGAGGTATTAATCTACAGGTTCCGCTTTAAAGCCTACCTTTTGCAAGGTAGCCTTTACATCTTCTTCTGAAGCACCATCGCTTTCTATGGTTAAAATTTTATCAGGATTAGCGGTATCCACTTCCCAACTTTCGACACCTTCTTGCTTGTTTAAAAAAGGGGTCACTTTTGATACACAACCACCACAATTGATATTTGTTTTAAATTTTAAAGTTTTCATTGCATTTGAATTTATAATTAATATTAAAGTTTTACTCCTTTAAGCCTTAAACTATTTAGAACTACAGACACGCTACTGAAAGCCATTGCCATTCCTGCTATCATTGGGTCTAATAAGAACCCATTTACGGGATACAAAACGCCTGCTGCAATTGGAATACCAATGAGATTATAAATGAATGCCCAAAATAGATTCTGACGTATGCCCAACACCGTTCTTTTTGATAATTCCAGCGCTTTTGGGATGGATCGTAAATCTGATGTTATCAAGGTCATTTTTGCTACGTCCATCGCTATATCTGAACCTTTTCCCATTGCAATACTCACATTGGCTTGCGCCAAAGCCTGGGAATCATTAATACCATCGCCAACCATTGCGACTATCTTTCCGTCCGCCTGCAATTTTTCAACAAAAGCTGCCTTGTCCGAAGGCATTACTTCGCCTTGGTAATTTGTTATTCCGACTTGTTTTGCGACAGCAGATGCGGTTTTATTATTATCTCCTGTAAGCATACAAACCTCAATACCTCTTTCCTGAAGCGTTACTATGGCCTTTTCTGAAGTTTCCTTAATCTTGTCTGCAATGGCGAGTATCGCCAGCACTTGTTTTTCATTACCAAAGAATATGACCGTTTTAGCCTGCTCTTCGAGACTTTCTGCTGTTTGCATTAAAGAAGATTCAATTTCAATATTCTTTTCGACCATTAGTTTATGGTTACCCACATAATATTTTGAACCATTCTCTGATTGCGCCTTTACACCTTTTCCTGTAATACTTTCAAAAGAAGCAATTTCAGCTTGTTCAACCTTTTCATTTTTTAAATGGTTGACTACTGCTTCCGCCAAAGGATGTTCCGATTGTGCTTCTATAGCCAAAAGAATTTGCTTGTATTCATTTTGATTTTCAAGGTTATTCTTCCAAATTATATCAGTTACTAAGGGTTTTCCTTCGGTAATTGTACCCGTTTTATCAAGGATAATAGCATTCACTTTATAACCGAGTTCTAAACTTTCGGCATCCTTTATCAAAATATTATTTTCTGCGCCTTTACCAATTCCCACCATAATTGCGGTAGGTGTTGCCAAGCCCAATGCGCAAGGACAAGCGATAACCAACACGGCTACAGAGGTCAACAAGGCTTGTGAAAATGCGTTATCGCCACCAACTGACATCCAGACAATGAATGTAATGATAGAAATGACTAATACGACAGGAACAAATATTCCGGCAATCTTATCAACCAGCTTTTGAACCGGCGCCTTGCTTCCTTGAGCTTCCTGAACCATTTTAATGATTTGTGATAGTAAGGTTTCTCCACCTACTTTTTCGGCAGTAAATTGAAAGCTCCCTTTTTGATTTACCGTGCCTGCAAATACTTTTTCATCAGTTGATTTTTCTACTGGAACAGGTTCTCCCGTAATCATACTTTCATCTACATACGAGCTTCCCTTGGAAACTTCTCCATCCACAGGAATCTTTTCTCCGGGACGCACCAAAATGGTCTGGCCAACTTGCACGGATGAAATAGGAATTTCCTTTTCTTCTCCATTCTCAATGATTTTAAGGGTTTTAGGCTGAAGACCCATTAATTTTTTGATGGCTGAAGACGTATTGGATTTTGCCTTTTCTTCCAATAGTTTCCCCAAGGAAATAAAGGTTATAATTACCGTAGCCGCTTCATAATAAACGTGAGGTTCAATACCACGACTCAACCAAGATTCTGGAAAAAAGGTATTGAATACACTAAAGATAAAAGCGATTCCTGTGCTCAAAGCTACCAAGGTATCCATATTTGCTTTACCGTGTTTGGCTTGCTTGAAAGCATTGATGAAAAAGCTACGACCGAACCAAAAAAGAATTGGAAAAGTTAACACCAAAGAAATCCACTTACCTGGTTCCCATTGCATATAGAACATTCCTAATACAAAAATGGGTAGCGTAAGTATAGCCGACCAGATAGTACGGCTTTTTATGTCCTGATAATGTTTTTGCTGAAGTTCTTGTTGTACTTCCGAAGGATTTTCTGTATCTATAATAATATCATAACCGACCTCGCGAAGTGCATTTTGAAGTTGATTAGGACTCAACGCTTTGTCGTATTCCACAAGAACAGAACTATTAGCGAAATTGACGCTGGCATCAAACACTCCTTCTGTGTGTTTTAAAACAGATTCAACGCTCGCTGCACACGATGCGCAGGTCATTCCCGTAACAGGAAATGATTCTTTTATTCCCTGTTTTTGCTTCTTTTCTTTGGTTTCAAATATGTTGATTGTCTCCATAATCGTATTCATCTTAATACATCACAAATTTTAGGATTTAAAGTTTTTAATATATTACGTTATATGCTGAATGAATTGTAGAATTTGCTTGTTAAGGGTCACCAATATGTAATTTTCCCAAGTTTCCGATACAAACAAGATAACTTATACCCGATTTTTTATAAAACAAAAGACTACAATGTGAGTTGTAGCCTTTCGGAATTTGAGGTTGTTGCACCTCACTATAATGAATTGAGATAAGTTGTATTATTTTAAATATTCGTTACAAGCTTCCTCACATTTTCTACAGGCATCTGCACATTCTTGACAGTGTTTGTGGTCGTGCTTGGCACATACATCAGCGCATTTTTTACAGATATCACGGCATTGTTCTACCATACCTCTAACATCTTTATAATTTGACGCAAGCAAATTTGCTGTTGCACTACAGATTGCAGCACAAGCCCTATCAGTTCTTATACAATCTACCATCATCTTGACGTTTTCTTCGCCAAGACAAGCATCTGCACAGTAATTACAATGTGCTACACAATTGTTTAAAGCTTCGATTAATTTTGAATTTTTCATAAATATATTAGAATTTAAATTGTTAAAAATAGTCCACTACTATAGCGGATATTACTAAAGACAATTTAATGTATGTAATATCGTTTTTTGTTATAAAATATGCCGAATGATTTGTAAAATTTTCGGATTAACAGAATTTAACATCATATTTTATCCAAATATTTACGATTCTGATTTGTGCTTTTTTTAAACTGTGTAGGTGTCATTCCTGTAACCTTTTTAAATTGATTGCTTAAGTATGCAACACTACTATAATGAAGTTTAAATGCTATTTCACTCAAGGTTAATTCATCGTAAACTATAAGTTCTTTAACACGTTCAATTTTCTGGTTTATGATGTACTGCTCGAACGTAATACTTTCTACCGACGAAAAAAGTGAACTTAAATATTTGTAGTCCAAGTGAAGTTCGCCTGTAACAATATCTGCCCATTTGAAATCGAGCTCCTCGGAAGAATGATGGATTTTATCTACAACCAATGTTTTCATTTGTTCAATAAGTTGACTTTTACGGTCGTCAATCAAACTAAAACCTGAATTTTGAAGCGCTTTGGAAAGACTATTTTTTGTGTTGGGACTTAACGATGAAACTAATTTAACCTCCCCCAATTTTATAGAAACATACAGTATTTTAAGTTGTTCCAAAATATTGGAAACTGCTGAGATACATCTTGGGCAGACCATATTTTTAATATGGATAGTCTCATTCATATAGTACTTGTTTCAAAATAATGTTAATCCAGATTTGTATAGAGAATAATAAACGGCAGCTGTTGCAGCAACTACAAAAATCAATACTATCACAACTAAAGCTATAATTTTATCTTTTTTTGGAATATCACTTTTAGGCTGATGTTTCTTTCTGTCATTTTTTCTTCTATTTCTTCTACTCTCACTCATCCTCGTTCTCCTTCAAAAAATCAAGATGACTAATTTAAACTACCCAATTAAGTATAGTTTTAAACTATTGTACGGTTTCTGTTACTTCACCACAGTTTAGCATTGCTTGTCCGTAGTAGGGATTTTGTATTTCTTTTTCCGTGCTCAACCAATATGCGCCTTCATTATTATTTGCCATTGGACAAAAATCTATGTAAATTTCTTGGTTGATGCCAAACGCTTTCATTGCATTTATGAGGTGTGCTGAAAGACTGATAAAATGATTTCTCTGGGTTTTAATATCGGATGTCTGGGCAATTTCATTTGAGGAAGCCTTCAATTCTTTTTCAAGTTGCGCCCAGTGGTTATTCGCATTTTTATCCTTTAGCAAAGCAAGGTCAACTTGTGTTAAACTTTTCTGTAAGGTCTGTGCGGCCGTTTTTGCTTTTTCACTTTGGTCGTTTGTCAATGCTGTTTTAAGCATAATATAATCATCAAAAACTGTTTTGAGCTGCTCTTGGAATTTGGAAGCTACATCCATACGCTTGGCGGCATCAACTGTGTTGTTTAAATTTTCCATTCCCAAATGCCCTTCGTGACCTGTCATTGTTTTACCACCTGATGCATTCATCATAGATTTTTTTCCTTGTAACTGTGCAGCGGCATCTACGGTAAATGTTCCGTTGGTTACCACTTCATCGCCGTTAGAAAGCCCTTCGATAATGGTATAGTTCTCACCATTTTTCGTTCCCAAAGTCACTTCTTGCATTTCAAAAACGGGTTCATTGGGATTGGTCTTTACGTACACCAATGAGCGCTCGCCTGTCCACATTACTGCCGTTGCAGGTATGCTTATCGCAATTTCCATAGTATTGCCTTTTGTCATTGCCACTTTTGCGGTTACGAACATTCCTGGTTTTAATAGATTTTCCTTATTGTTCAATGTGGCGCGCACTGAAACAGTTCTGGACTTTGTATTCAAAGTAGGGTCGATAAATGAAACTGATGCTTCAAATTCTTTATTGGGATAAGCGTTACTAGTGATGGTTACCTTTTGACCTTCCTTCAGTTGCGAGATTTGTCTTTCGTAGGCGTCAAACATTGCCCAAACAGTACCCAAATCACTTACTTTAACAATGGGCTGGCCTTGTTTTACATAGTCGCCTTCTTCTGCCATTTTTTGGGAAACGGTGCCTGAAACAGTTGCATAAATCGGAAAATTTTCCCGCACCTTGCCAGAACTTTCTATTTGGTCTATTTGGCTTTCAGAAAGTTTCCACAATTTTAATTTGTTTCGAACTGCTTTGTATAAACCTGGTTGTGATTCTTTCAGGTCAGAAGCAGTTAAAAGTTCTTGTTGGGCAGCAACGAGCGTTGGTGCATAAATCGTTG
The sequence above is a segment of the Leeuwenhoekiella sp. MAR_2009_132 genome. Coding sequences within it:
- a CDS encoding multicopper oxidase domain-containing protein; this translates as MKKIIILLMFLGTLSIEAQNIVRYDLFVRDTIVNFTGKEKRAIAVNGQIPMPTLTFTEGDIAEIYVHNELDEETALHWHGLFLPNKEDGVPYLTQMPIPPHTVHKYTFPIIQHGTHWYHSHFGLQEQIGMYGSMILNKRPDDKTFRKGIDDLPTIPIVLSEWTDLKPENVHRMLHNASDWFAIKKGTTQSYTEAIKTGHFKTKLHNEWKRMNAMDVSDVYYEKFFINGKSENDDTSIKGLKAGDKVRLRISNGGASSYFWLTYAGGKITVTANDGNDVEPVEVDRMLIAVSETYDVVVTIPADNTAFEFLATPEDRTKSASIYLGEGIKQLTSPLPKLKYFEGMEMMNGMMKMNGDLDQMGMSMSMQQMDMNVVMYPEITGPTDNGKGKKMEIGGEEPAGRKMDEMDGMKEMDGMKMNEDMYKSNELSDITTLNYAMLKSPTATTLPDDAPVKELHFTLTGNMNRYVWSLDNKVISESDKILIRKGEKVRITLYNNSMMRHPMHLHGHDFRLLNGQDEYAPLKNVVDIMPMETDVIEFEANVEGDWFFHCHILYHMMSGMGRVFSYENQEPNPLIPNPDLALRKLKGDDRNFHFMAENDFATNGNDGQLMAQSTRWSFGTEWRLGYTDMEGYETETHIGRYIGKMQWLMPFVGFDWRYRKLGHNEVEENLFGQKNTKDKRALVSVGVNYTLPMLVMAQAEIFTDGNVRLQFERNDIPVTARLRMNLMWNTDKEYMGGLRYIATRNLGITAHYDSDMGFGAGLNLNY
- a CDS encoding DUF3347 domain-containing protein; this encodes MKSMFNILIVLSVVLSATSGFAQIKNPKTETVKILGNCDTCKTSIEKAGNLKNVAIVNWNKDSKMAEITFDSKKTNRDEILKRIALAGYDNDEYLAPDAAYAQLAKCCKYERQKKEPVMAMDHTEMNPPAGREGMDMNLPSNEKHTDMAMSEMKETNTLDALFTSYFAVKDALVKTNATTAAANASELLIALKALKIESLKVEEQTAVTKVMPSLVNAAKSISTNKDIGKQRETFKVLSKSMHDIISFYETKETLYYQYCPMQDANWLSKDSTIKNPYYGSQMLSCGSVVETIKNKN
- a CDS encoding zinc-dependent peptidase; this translates as MVYILILVVILLFAIHFYRKEKRHSVKPFPEHWHKLLMENVLYYKNLSKGRQLVFQQKMMQFLSEVYIDGVQFELEELDKILIAASAVIPVFGFKEWHYTNLSGILLYPDNFNEDMQFSSKDNSRNIGGIVGNGRFEKQMILSKKALYHGFRNTTDKSNTGIHEFVHLIDKLDDRTDGVPERLLEHQYAIPWLNLIHKEIEAINDNHSDIRKYGGTNQAEFFAVASEYFFERPDLLKKKHPELYKMLVKCFHQKLADVK
- a CDS encoding heavy-metal-associated domain-containing protein, whose amino-acid sequence is MKTLKFKTNINCGGCVSKVTPFLNKQEGVESWEVDTANPDKILTIESDGASEEDVKATLQKVGFKAEPVD
- a CDS encoding heavy metal translocating P-type ATPase is translated as METINIFETKEKKQKQGIKESFPVTGMTCASCAASVESVLKHTEGVFDASVNFANSSVLVEYDKALSPNQLQNALREVGYDIIIDTENPSEVQQELQQKHYQDIKSRTIWSAILTLPIFVLGMFYMQWEPGKWISLVLTFPILFWFGRSFFINAFKQAKHGKANMDTLVALSTGIAFIFSVFNTFFPESWLSRGIEPHVYYEAATVIITFISLGKLLEEKAKSNTSSAIKKLMGLQPKTLKIIENGEEKEIPISSVQVGQTILVRPGEKIPVDGEVSKGSSYVDESMITGEPVPVEKSTDEKVFAGTVNQKGSFQFTAEKVGGETLLSQIIKMVQEAQGSKAPVQKLVDKIAGIFVPVVLVISIITFIVWMSVGGDNAFSQALLTSVAVLVIACPCALGLATPTAIMVGIGKGAENNILIKDAESLELGYKVNAIILDKTGTITEGKPLVTDIIWKNNLENQNEYKQILLAIEAQSEHPLAEAVVNHLKNEKVEQAEIASFESITGKGVKAQSENGSKYYVGNHKLMVEKNIEIESSLMQTAESLEEQAKTVIFFGNEKQVLAILAIADKIKETSEKAIVTLQERGIEVCMLTGDNNKTASAVAKQVGITNYQGEVMPSDKAAFVEKLQADGKIVAMVGDGINDSQALAQANVSIAMGKGSDIAMDVAKMTLITSDLRSIPKALELSKRTVLGIRQNLFWAFIYNLIGIPIAAGVLYPVNGFLLDPMIAGMAMAFSSVSVVLNSLRLKGVKL
- a CDS encoding four-helix bundle copper-binding protein; translated protein: MKNSKLIEALNNCVAHCNYCADACLGEENVKMMVDCIRTDRACAAICSATANLLASNYKDVRGMVEQCRDICKKCADVCAKHDHKHCQECADACRKCEEACNEYLK
- a CDS encoding helix-turn-helix domain-containing protein, which translates into the protein MNETIHIKNMVCPRCISAVSNILEQLKILYVSIKLGEVKLVSSLSPNTKNSLSKALQNSGFSLIDDRKSQLIEQMKTLVVDKIHHSSEELDFKWADIVTGELHLDYKYLSSLFSSVESITFEQYIINQKIERVKELIVYDELTLSEIAFKLHYSSVAYLSNQFKKVTGMTPTQFKKSTNQNRKYLDKI
- a CDS encoding efflux RND transporter periplasmic adaptor subunit, encoding MKKYIIYTAILAIGLVLGYVFFGPSAEGSVNSKKVTDLSEDVNHSEEHQMWTCSMHPQIMQPEPGDCPICGMDLIPAETGAEGLAMNEIKMSDNAMALANIQTTIVGNISGTDDNKITLSGKIMANEEANAVQASYFEGRIEKLNVNFTGEEVRKGQLLATIYAPTLVAAQQELLTASDLKESQPGLYKAVRNKLKLWKLSESQIDQIESSGKVRENFPIYATVSGTVSQKMAEEGDYVKQGQPIVKVSDLGTVWAMFDAYERQISQLKEGQKVTITSNAYPNKEFEASVSFIDPTLNTKSRTVSVRATLNNKENLLKPGMFVTAKVAMTKGNTMEIAISIPATAVMWTGERSLVYVKTNPNEPVFEMQEVTLGTKNGENYTIIEGLSNGDEVVTNGTFTVDAAAQLQGKKSMMNASGGKTMTGHEGHLGMENLNNTVDAAKRMDVASKFQEQLKTVFDDYIMLKTALTNDQSEKAKTAAQTLQKSLTQVDLALLKDKNANNHWAQLEKELKASSNEIAQTSDIKTQRNHFISLSAHLINAMKAFGINQEIYIDFCPMANNNEGAYWLSTEKEIQNPYYGQAMLNCGEVTETVQ